AGCGAAGAGGAGACGGAAGATCTCCGTAAAACCATAGGGGAGTTAAGGGACGAGATAGCTAGAGCAAAAACAAAGGAGAGAGAGTTGGCTTCAGCTCTCGAATCCAGAGAATCCGAGCAACAGAAAGATGATGATCACACTAGCGTGGGTGCTGTGAAGGAAGAAGGTGACGGAAAAGTCTCTTCTGGAATTCCAAAATTTGACGACCTAGTTTATGGCGGTATTCCTCAGGGAACCAACATTGTGCTTTATGGCCCACCCTTCTCCGAGAAATATCTTTTGGCATATAATTTCATTGCTAAGTCACTTGAAGAGGATGTGCCGATTATTGTTCTGACAGCGGATAAGAACATAAGGGAAATAATGTTTGAGGTTGGAAAGATAACAGAGAAGATCAACGGGTCTGAACAGAAAGGCATACTCAGATTCATAGACGTTTATTCCAGATCAATACAGATCGAAAGTGCATCAAGGTATGCTATCACGCTGGACAGCCCAATGAATATTAGTGCCCTCATGAAGTCTGTAGATCAGATCGCTGCAGATATAAGGAAGAAGTACTCATACTACAGACTATTGTTCTCTTCGCTGACTACTTACGTAACTTTGCTGGATGACCGGACATTCGTGAGGTTCGCCCAACAGTTCTCCCAGAAGAGGAAATCTGAGAACGCTGTGTCTATGTTCCTCCTCGAGGAGGGGCTTTTCGAGAAAAGAGTGTATGAGACCATAAGTTACTTGATGGATGGAGCTGTGGAATTCAGGATGGGATCCACAAGGAACTACCTCAGGGTGATGGGCATGGGAAAGACTAGATCCAGGGAATGGATCGATATATACCCCGAAGAACATGGGTTTAATCTTGGTTCATTCTCTCTTGAGAAAGTAAGGTAGCTTTCTGAGCTTAATCATCTTTTTAAACACATTATTACATGACATCAAGATAAAAATGAGCAGGTTGGTATTACACGAAAGAAACCGGCCTTACGTTGTTAAGGCTGGTGATGAGGAAATTTACCTTTGTGGATGTGGGTTGTCTGCAAACAAGCCGTACTGTGACGGGACGCACAAAAAGACGGTGGATGAAAAATCCGGTGTATTCATCTATGACAACAAGGGAGAAAGGGTGAAAATAGAGTCTTTTTACCAGAATCCATAGGCCTGAATTGGGCCATTATATTTTTCCTGTAGCTGTCACAGAAATTCTCAAGACCACTCAGTCTGCCCGTCAGTCATCACTATCAGTCTAGGCTGAATTCATCATCGTGGTCCATATGCAATTAGACTGGGATTATTAACTTTTTTCCGGGGTAACGTCATGTTTTTTTCTCGTCATATCACGTATAATTTCCCACTGTTCATCGTTCAGCGCCAGGAGATCACTGAACTCTCCAGCTCCTTTCAGCCATTCTCCGCCGTCTATTGTTACAACTTCTCCGGTGATGAATGAGGCATAATCGGATACGAGATACGACGCAAGATCTGTTATTTCGTTCATGTTTCCAAACCTTCCAAGTGGAACCCTTTCTTTCAGCAGATCGGCCATTCCTTCTAGTGGATACAGATTCCTTTTTGTTGCCTCCGTGGGGAAGGGTCCAGGGGCAATCGCCACATGCCTGATCCCGTATCTGGCCCATTCCACGGCCAGAGACCTTGTAACCGCAAGCACTCCAGCCTTCGCCGCCGCTGACGGCACTACGAACGCGGATCCAGTCCAGGAATAAGTGGTCACAATATTGAGAACCACTCCCTTCTGATGGTTCCTGATCCACCGTTTTCCAACCTCCAGTGTCATGTAAATTGTTCCGTGCAGAACAATACCAAGCACAGAATCCACTGCGTGCGGGGAAAGCTTTTCCGATGGCGCCACAAAATTCCCGGCTGCATTGTTCACGAGCACATCTATGCGACCATAATGGTCAAACACAGCATTCACTGCGGCGGTCACGTCATCCGGGTTTCGAACGTCGCATCTTGTCCAGAACCCCTCATAACCAGCTGCGGTCAATTCATCTGCTGCTTTTCTGAGAACATCCTCTCTCCGGCCAAGAATGGCAATTCTGGCTCCAAGGGAGGCAAACTTGTTGCACATTTCCCTACCTATGCCTGTGCCACCGCCCGTTATCAGTATAACCCTGTCCTTCAGTACACCTGGAGAAAACATGATGACTCTAACGTCTATAGAATATAATTAATTCTGTATCCAATGGCCAGGCAGAAATAGGGAGCATCCAATCACAGCATTAATGCCAATCCGAGACGAATGATTGAGAATATTTTGCCTTTCCTTCTTTATGCATTCGCGCAAGGGAACCGTCAAATGTGCTCCTCGCCATCTGAGAATATCTGAACGACCTGCAATTTACAATTAAAACGCATGGTAAAATT
The genomic region above belongs to Thermoplasmataceae archaeon and contains:
- a CDS encoding RAD55 family ATPase; translated protein: MVKKGSKSEEETEDLRKTIGELRDEIARAKTKERELASALESRESEQQKDDDHTSVGAVKEEGDGKVSSGIPKFDDLVYGGIPQGTNIVLYGPPFSEKYLLAYNFIAKSLEEDVPIIVLTADKNIREIMFEVGKITEKINGSEQKGILRFIDVYSRSIQIESASRYAITLDSPMNISALMKSVDQIAADIRKKYSYYRLLFSSLTTYVTLLDDRTFVRFAQQFSQKRKSENAVSMFLLEEGLFEKRVYETISYLMDGAVEFRMGSTRNYLRVMGMGKTRSREWIDIYPEEHGFNLGSFSLEKVR
- a CDS encoding CDGSH iron-sulfur domain-containing protein, coding for MSRLVLHERNRPYVVKAGDEEIYLCGCGLSANKPYCDGTHKKTVDEKSGVFIYDNKGERVKIESFYQNP
- a CDS encoding SDR family oxidoreductase, whose product is MFSPGVLKDRVILITGGGTGIGREMCNKFASLGARIAILGRREDVLRKAADELTAAGYEGFWTRCDVRNPDDVTAAVNAVFDHYGRIDVLVNNAAGNFVAPSEKLSPHAVDSVLGIVLHGTIYMTLEVGKRWIRNHQKGVVLNIVTTYSWTGSAFVVPSAAAKAGVLAVTRSLAVEWARYGIRHVAIAPGPFPTEATKRNLYPLEGMADLLKERVPLGRFGNMNEITDLASYLVSDYASFITGEVVTIDGGEWLKGAGEFSDLLALNDEQWEIIRDMTRKKHDVTPEKS